From one Equus asinus isolate D_3611 breed Donkey chromosome 5, EquAss-T2T_v2, whole genome shotgun sequence genomic stretch:
- the HTR3E gene encoding 5-hydroxytryptamine receptor 3E isoform X2, with amino-acid sequence MGGSWCHRERLSLYLVLGLLLPGWGSTFTIKCTKFGQHGAYPTLLDSVFDRKAFRPTANFSIPTLINISFTLSAILGVVWDNPFIRWNPEECANITKISVGTENLWLPNIFITEFMDVDKTPKGLKAYISNEGRITYKKPMKVVSICNLDIFYFPFDQQNCTLTFSSLLHTVDYMLLGMEKEVWEMAQTSRDIVQTRGEWELLGIYKATSKMSVGTSQYDQILFYVAIRRRPSLYVINLLVPSGFLVAIDALSFYIPAENESRAPFKMTLLLGYNVFLLMMNDLLPTSGTPLISVYFALCLSLMVVSLLETVFITHLLHLATTQPPPMPWWLHSLLLHCTSLRKCCPTAPQKGNKDLGLTLAHLSAVKEPVELAGKVPGPRKAELNEFPGSTRARQEDGAQKQHLVSLWVQFSHSIDTLLFRLYLLFLAVSVVTVVILWNT; translated from the exons TGGCCAGCATGGGGCGTATCCCACTCTTCTAGATTCAGTGTTTGACAGGAAGGCCTTCCGTCCGACTGCCAACTTCAGCATCCCCACCCTAATCAACATCTCCTTCACTTTGTCTGCCATCCTAGGTGTG GTCTGGGACAACCCATTTATCCGATGGAACCCAGAGGAGTGTGCAAACATCACGAAGATCAGTGTGGGAACCGAGAACCTCTGGCTCccgaacattttcatcactgagTT CATGGATGTGGACAAGACCCCAAAAGGCCTCAAAGCATACATAAGTAATGAAGGTCGCATCACTTATAAGAAACCCATGAAGGTTGTCAGTATCTGTAACCTGGACATATTTTACTTCCCCTTTGACCAGCAGAACTGCACGCTCACCTTCAGCTCATTACTCCACACAG TGGATTACATGTTGCTGGGCATGGAGAAAGAAGTGTGGGAAATGGCACAAACGTCCCGGGACATTGTACAGACCCGCGGAGAATGGGAGCTCCTGGGCATCTACAAGGCCACCTCAAAGATGTCTGTGGGCACCAGCCAGTATGATCAGATCTTGTTCTAC gTGGCCATCAGGCGCAGGCCCAGCCTCTATGTCATAAACCTCCTGGTGCCCAGTGGCTTTCTGGTTGCCATTGATGCCCTCAGCTTCTACATACCGGCAGAAAACGAGAGTCGAGCCCCATTCAAGATGACCCTCCTGCTGGGCTACAATGTCTTCTTGCTCATGATGAATGACTTACTCCCTACCAGTGGCACCCCCCTCATCA GTGTCTACTTTGCCCTGTGTCTGTCCCTGATGGTGGTCAGCCTGCTGGAGACCGTCTTCATCACCCACCTGCTGCACCTGGccaccacccagcccccacccatgCCTTGGTGGCTTCATTCCCTGCTTCTACACTGCACCAGCCTAAGGAAATGCTGCCCTACTGCACCCCAGAAGGGAAACAAGGACCTGGGCCTCACCCTTGCCCACCTGTCTG CTGTGAAGGAGCCGGTGGAGTTGGCGGGGAAGGTGCCAGGTCCCAGAAAGGCAGAGTTAAATGAGTTCCCTGGGTCAACAAGGGCCCGGCAGGAAGATGGGGCTCAGAAGCAGCACTTGGTCAGCCTGTGGGTGCAGTTCAGCCACTCGATAGATACCCTGCTCTTCCGCCTCTACCTGCTCTTCCTGGCCGTCTCTGTTGTCACGGTCGTCATCCTCTGGAACACCTAG